In Luteimonas sp. MC1750, the following proteins share a genomic window:
- a CDS encoding thioesterase family protein has translation MSHEPDKHAPDRHAPAQRAPAEHGALLHRMPIELRWRDLDAFNHVNNSNFMTYLEEARIRWFESLDEDWVTDETAPLLAAVQMNYRQPIPYPGSIVVELTADRVGTSSVTIGHRITGADGGTLHADGHVVMVWVDRRTGRPTALPGAVRRVAGG, from the coding sequence ATGAGCCACGAACCCGACAAGCACGCCCCCGACAGGCACGCCCCCGCCCAGCGCGCCCCCGCCGAGCATGGCGCCCTCCTCCACCGCATGCCGATCGAGCTGCGCTGGCGAGACCTGGACGCCTTCAACCACGTCAACAACTCCAACTTCATGACCTACCTGGAGGAGGCCCGGATCCGCTGGTTCGAATCGCTGGACGAGGACTGGGTGACCGACGAAACCGCGCCGCTGCTTGCCGCGGTGCAGATGAACTACCGGCAGCCGATCCCGTATCCGGGCTCGATCGTGGTCGAACTGACCGCCGACCGGGTCGGCACCAGCAGCGTCACCATCGGCCACCGCATCACCGGCGCCGACGGCGGCACCCTGCACGCCGACGGCCACGTGGTGATGGTCTGGGTCGATCGCCGCACCGGCCGGCCCACCGCCCTGCCGGGGGCGGTCAGGCGGGTCGCCGGGGGCTGA
- a CDS encoding sigma-54 dependent transcriptional regulator: MPGRTGVRGFIHWVVAGSGVVEALPAGLGGRGWEARMVSSADAIPGLLADGGSCSAGLLDLRGGAEPTAHALDRIREVLGRGGLGWVAGLAPGQVRLEQVRQLVRDHCHDYVVLPCDDGLLATVLGHAHGMARLEDRGVSAPRPLPSMDGMIGDSPVMQALYRQLQRAALTDAPVCIGGDTGTGKELAAAAIHRHSRRHGAPLVVINCGAIPDSLVQSELFGFERGAFTGANQRKRGRFEHADGGTLFLDEIGDLPLESQASLLRFLEQGTIQRLGGHEDVAVNARIICATHVDLATAVERGRFREDLYHRLRVIELHMPPLRERGGDIALLAAWALDRHAGEAGSRVRGFTRDALRALYDHGWPGNVRELVNRVRQAVVMAEGTRITARDLRLQEAGVALQTLGEARLEGERAAIERALLRNSGRLQAAARDLGISRVTLYRLMNRHGLRGGEDATGTG; encoded by the coding sequence ATGCCTGGACGCACTGGAGTGCGCGGATTCATCCATTGGGTCGTCGCGGGGAGCGGAGTCGTCGAGGCGCTGCCCGCCGGACTGGGCGGGCGGGGCTGGGAGGCGCGGATGGTGTCCTCGGCCGACGCGATCCCCGGCCTGCTGGCCGACGGCGGCAGCTGCAGCGCCGGCCTGCTCGACCTGCGCGGCGGCGCCGAGCCGACCGCGCACGCGCTGGACCGCATCCGCGAGGTGCTGGGTCGCGGCGGCCTGGGCTGGGTCGCCGGGCTGGCGCCGGGCCAGGTGCGGCTGGAGCAGGTCCGCCAGCTGGTGCGCGACCACTGCCACGACTACGTGGTGCTGCCCTGCGACGACGGCCTTCTGGCCACGGTGCTGGGACACGCCCACGGCATGGCGCGGCTCGAGGACCGCGGCGTGTCGGCGCCGCGTCCGCTGCCGTCGATGGACGGCATGATCGGCGACAGCCCGGTGATGCAGGCCCTGTACCGCCAGCTGCAGCGCGCCGCGCTGACCGATGCGCCGGTCTGCATCGGCGGCGATACCGGCACCGGCAAGGAGCTCGCCGCCGCGGCGATCCACCGGCATTCCCGCCGCCATGGCGCACCCCTGGTGGTGATCAACTGCGGCGCGATCCCCGACAGCCTGGTGCAGTCGGAGCTGTTCGGCTTCGAGCGCGGCGCGTTCACCGGCGCCAACCAGCGCAAGCGCGGACGCTTCGAGCATGCCGACGGCGGCACTCTGTTCCTCGACGAGATCGGCGACCTGCCGCTGGAGTCCCAGGCCTCGCTCCTGCGCTTCCTCGAGCAGGGCACGATCCAGCGCCTGGGTGGCCACGAGGACGTCGCGGTGAACGCGCGCATCATCTGCGCCACCCACGTCGACCTCGCGACCGCGGTCGAGCGCGGCCGCTTCCGCGAGGACCTGTACCACCGCCTGCGCGTCATCGAGCTGCACATGCCGCCCCTGCGCGAGCGCGGCGGCGACATCGCGCTGCTGGCGGCCTGGGCGCTGGACCGGCATGCGGGGGAGGCGGGGAGCCGGGTTCGCGGCTTCACCCGCGACGCGCTGCGCGCGCTGTACGACCACGGCTGGCCCGGCAACGTGCGCGAACTGGTGAACCGCGTGCGCCAGGCGGTGGTGATGGCCGAGGGCACGCGGATCACCGCGCGCGACCTGCGCCTGCAGGAGGCGGGCGTGGCGCTGCAGACCCTGGGCGAGGCGCGGCTGGAAGGCGAGCGCGCCGCCATCGAGCGTGCGCTGCTGCGCAACAGCGGCCGCCTGCAGGCGGCCGCGCGCGACCTCGGCATCTCCCGGGTCACCCTCTACCGGCTGATGAACCGGCACGGGCTGCGCGGCGGCGAGGACGCCACCGGAACCGGCTGA
- a CDS encoding autotransporter outer membrane beta-barrel domain-containing protein, whose amino-acid sequence MTATRGRGPALALLAAALAMPLPAWTQDAGAPAADEARIRTLEARLDEQARQIRELREYVQGQRTGWDEGAGGGVDAWRLDDLRARGAAGAALPAGPAMAAAVVAGQSGEDHPVPVGQAPEESTRPPEVAQIFDQPGVLTPRGTLVLEPSLQTGYYSNDRVALIGYTVIPAILIGLIDVRQVKTTSLSVGLAARYGLANRFELELKVPYMYLRGDTVSREIFTGSAQDSVFSADGSGLGDIEMTARYQLPNKGADRPFYVLWLRYKTRTGEDLFDVTTDCVTRCVANATGTGLPLELPTGSGFASVQPGVTWMYASDPVVFFGSLSYLHNFARKDVSRTTLTGAPEGFPQTTTEFLGEVDAGDIIGFNVGVGLALNERAAISIGYDHNIVQRSQQNGSDLPGSVRVVLGTLMLGTTYRISERTSLNIALGAGMTRDTPDVTLVARLPIRF is encoded by the coding sequence ATGACCGCCACGCGTGGCCGCGGCCCGGCACTCGCCCTGCTGGCGGCGGCGCTGGCGATGCCGCTGCCGGCCTGGACCCAGGACGCCGGGGCGCCGGCGGCGGACGAGGCGCGCATCCGCACGCTGGAGGCGCGACTCGACGAACAGGCGCGCCAGATCCGCGAGCTGCGCGAGTACGTGCAGGGCCAGCGCACCGGCTGGGACGAGGGCGCCGGCGGCGGCGTCGACGCCTGGCGGCTGGACGACCTGCGCGCGCGCGGCGCGGCAGGAGCGGCGCTTCCGGCCGGACCGGCGATGGCCGCGGCGGTCGTGGCTGGCCAGTCCGGCGAAGACCATCCGGTGCCCGTGGGGCAGGCGCCGGAGGAGTCCACGCGGCCGCCCGAGGTCGCGCAGATCTTCGACCAGCCGGGCGTGCTCACGCCGCGCGGCACCCTGGTGCTCGAGCCCTCGCTGCAGACCGGCTATTACTCCAATGACCGCGTGGCGCTGATCGGCTACACGGTGATCCCGGCGATCCTGATCGGCCTCATCGACGTGCGCCAGGTCAAGACGACCAGCCTCTCGGTCGGCCTGGCGGCGCGCTATGGCCTCGCCAACCGCTTCGAGCTCGAGCTGAAGGTGCCGTACATGTACCTCCGCGGCGACACCGTCAGCCGCGAGATCTTCACCGGCTCCGCCCAGGACAGCGTCTTCAGCGCCGACGGCAGCGGGCTCGGCGACATCGAGATGACGGCGCGCTACCAGCTGCCCAACAAGGGCGCCGACCGGCCGTTCTACGTGCTCTGGCTGCGCTACAAGACCCGCACCGGCGAAGACCTGTTCGACGTCACCACCGACTGCGTCACCCGCTGCGTGGCCAACGCCACCGGCACCGGCCTGCCGCTGGAGTTGCCCACGGGCAGCGGCTTCGCTTCGGTGCAACCAGGCGTCACCTGGATGTACGCCTCCGACCCGGTGGTGTTCTTCGGCAGCCTGAGCTACCTGCACAACTTCGCGCGCAAGGACGTGTCCCGCACCACGCTGACCGGCGCGCCCGAAGGCTTCCCGCAGACCACGACCGAGTTCCTGGGCGAAGTGGATGCGGGCGACATCATCGGATTCAACGTGGGCGTCGGCCTGGCCCTGAACGAGCGCGCCGCGATCAGCATCGGCTACGACCACAACATCGTGCAGCGCTCGCAGCAGAACGGCAGTGACCTGCCCGGTTCGGTGCGGGTGGTGCTGGGCACGCTGATGCTGGGCACCACCTACCGGATCAGCGAGCGCACCAGCCTCAACATCGCGCTGGGCGCCGGCATGACCCGCGACACCCCCGACGTCACCCTGGTCGCGCGGCTGCCGATCCGCTTCTGA
- a CDS encoding C39 family peptidase, with protein sequence MRQRPAAAASTLLLAAGLAWQVALPAAAQASTAEVRVPYGGSYAVPVTSLKAARYRTTVPQQHDFSCGSAAIATLLTFQYGHPVGEAEVFREMYARGDQARIRREGFSLLDMRAYLEAQGYAADGFEVPLDRLLEEGLPAIVLLNDRGYRHFVVVKGMRAGRVLVGDPARGTRLLPRRQFERLWDNGVLFVVHNRRELAAFNAARDWRLAPMAPLASAVQRTGLQDVVLSRRGPGDI encoded by the coding sequence GTGAGGCAGCGGCCCGCCGCGGCGGCGTCGACGCTGCTGCTGGCCGCCGGCCTGGCCTGGCAGGTGGCCCTGCCGGCAGCGGCGCAGGCGTCGACCGCCGAGGTGCGCGTGCCCTACGGCGGCAGCTACGCGGTGCCCGTGACCAGCCTCAAGGCCGCGCGCTACCGCACCACCGTGCCGCAGCAGCACGACTTCAGCTGTGGCTCGGCCGCGATCGCGACCCTGCTGACCTTCCAGTACGGGCACCCGGTCGGCGAGGCCGAGGTGTTCCGCGAGATGTATGCCCGCGGCGACCAGGCACGGATCCGCCGCGAGGGGTTCTCGCTGCTCGACATGCGCGCCTATCTCGAGGCGCAGGGATACGCCGCCGACGGATTCGAGGTGCCGCTGGACCGCCTGCTCGAGGAAGGCCTGCCGGCGATCGTGCTGCTCAACGACCGCGGCTACCGCCACTTCGTGGTGGTCAAGGGAATGCGCGCCGGTCGCGTGCTGGTCGGCGATCCCGCGCGCGGGACGCGGCTGCTGCCCAGGCGCCAGTTCGAGCGCCTGTGGGACAACGGCGTGCTGTTCGTGGTCCACAACCGCCGCGAGCTCGCGGCCTTCAATGCCGCGCGCGACTGGCGCCTGGCGCCGATGGCGCCGCTGGCGAGCGCGGTACAGCGCACCGGCCTGCAGGACGTGGTCCTCAGCCGCCGCGGACCGGGGGACATCTGA